The Candidatus Thermoplasmatota archaeon genome contains a region encoding:
- a CDS encoding glycosyltransferase, whose product MLISIIITVKNEVKNISHLLDSLLVQEKPFEIIIVDANSTDGTLEIVKDYESKYKEIIKFPSVIK is encoded by the coding sequence ATGCTTATAAGTATCATAATAACAGTTAAAAACGAAGTAAAAAACATATCGCATCTTTTAGATAGTCTTTTAGTTCAGGAAAAACCTTTTGAAATTATTATTGTAGATGCTAATAGTACAGATGGAACATTGGAAATAGTAAAAGATTATGAATCAAAATATAAAGAAATAATAAAATTTCCTAGTGTCATAAAATGA